The Arctopsyche grandis isolate Sample6627 chromosome 10, ASM5162203v2, whole genome shotgun sequence genome window below encodes:
- the LOC143918404 gene encoding uncharacterized protein LOC143918404: protein MINCWQKFVVQRSLDMVECRWLGIQLCSASLWIRQLCCWLVVLPSPRSEVVAGQELDVDWSAAVCRRLLLWVDWRGLGCTSFYSVSGMLGGMVIDAYERNFVFVEASNFLECLMEVVIDAYERNFVFVEASNFLECLAPFRSMYFNGGGVFRPFWFHSTGRGVPPEFSIMTAGACRLGFGNVVCCCGIFSNVSMTMTTTRFLHGSPVSVNDVCDFVGILMCWSLLTRWRRCLSGCAGESCLNSGSCVACRSKSCSLPGCLFWASCVGSEGL from the exons tcagcaagtctctggatacggcagt tgtgttgctggctggttgttcttccaagtccgcgtagtgaagtggtggctggtcaggagctggatgttgactggtctgctgctgtgtgtcgacgcttgctgctctgggtcgactggcgtggtttgggttgtacctccttttatagtgtttctggaatgcttggtggaa tggttattgacgcgtacgagaggaattttgttttcgtcgaggcgtcgaattttctggaatgcttgatggaagtggttattgacgcgtacgagaggaattttgttttcgtcgaggcgtcgaattttctggaatgcttggcgcctttccgctcgatgtattttaatggtggcggcgtgtttcgaccgttttggttccactcgactggtaggggcgttccgcctgagtttagtataatgactgcaggtgcatgtcgtctgggtttcgggaatgtagtttgttgttgcggaatattctcgaatgtttcgatgacgatgacgacgacgagattcctacatggctctccggtgagtgttaacgatgtgtgtgattttgtgggaatcttgatgtgttggagtctattgactcgatggcgtcgttgtttgtccggttgtgctggagaaagttgtctcaacagcgggtcttgtgttgcatgccggtccaagtcttgttctctaccaggttgcttattttgggcgagctgcgttggtagtgaaggtttgtga